The segment GTACGGAAGATGAGTCCTTCGAAAACGGACTTCTCGAATATCCCCAGTACACCCATCCCCTCACCTATGAAGGCGTATCGGTTCCGGATGTGCTTACCAGCGGAAACCATGCCAGGATCGCGCAATGGAAGCGCAAAGAATCTCTGCGCCGGACACTGATGAAGCGGCCGGATCTGCTGGCGGAAATCCAGCTGTCAAAGAGCGATCAGAAACTGCTCGAAGAAATCAAAGAGGAAATGAATGATGAAGGAGATTGATCTCAAGGCACTGCCCAATATCAAAATTGCCAATGTCACCGATGCCCAGCACGCCACCGGTGTCACCGTATTTCTGACGGATCATGGCGCAGTCACCGGTCTTGATGTTCGCGGTGGCGCACCGGCAAGCCGGGAAAGTGCCCTGTTGAATCCGCTGGCTGCCAATGACCGTGTCGATGCCGTTGTACTTGCCGGAGGCAGTGCGTTCGGACTTGATGCGGCCTCAGGAGTCATGCAGTTTCTCGAGGAACGTCATCAGGGCTGGCCGGTTGCGGAAGGCGTTGTTCCGATTGTATGTGCCTCGTGCCTGTATGATCTTGAAGTTGTCGACAGCCGCATCCGTCCCACCGCAAAGGATGGCTATCTCGCCTGCAGTCTGGCAGGAAACTACCGGGATGGAAACTATGGCGCCGGTACCGGAGCGACGGTGGGCAAGATTCTTGGACCTGAACATATGATGAAGGCAGGCATCGGCTCCTTTGCCCTGCAGGAAGGTGACCTCATGGTTGCGGCGGTTGTTGCCGTCAATGCGGCAGGAAACGTCGTCGATCCCAGGAACCAGCCCCTGGCAGGTGTGCGTGATGAACACAATCATATCCTTGATGCGGAAGAGGTAGTGAGCCATGCCCTGCTGACAAGCGGAACAAATACGACGATCGGTGTCATCCTGACCAACGGCGCCTTTGACAAGACGGAGCTGACCAAGATTGCCGGCATGGGCCATGATGGCATGGCAAGAGCGATCCGCCCCGTTCATACGATGTATGACGGCGACTCTCT is part of the Galactobacillus timonensis genome and harbors:
- a CDS encoding P1 family peptidase yields the protein MMKEIDLKALPNIKIANVTDAQHATGVTVFLTDHGAVTGLDVRGGAPASRESALLNPLAANDRVDAVVLAGGSAFGLDAASGVMQFLEERHQGWPVAEGVVPIVCASCLYDLEVVDSRIRPTAKDGYLACSLAGNYRDGNYGAGTGATVGKILGPEHMMKAGIGSFALQEGDLMVAAVVAVNAAGNVVDPRNQPLAGVRDEHNHILDAEEVVSHALLTSGTNTTIGVILTNGAFDKTELTKIAGMGHDGMARAIRPVHTMYDGDSLYAMSLDTVKADINAAGTMAAIAVERAIQNAVTHCESAYGIPAWKELNQ